Proteins encoded in a region of the Zea mays cultivar B73 chromosome 4, Zm-B73-REFERENCE-NAM-5.0, whole genome shotgun sequence genome:
- the LOC100384430 gene encoding uncharacterized protein LOC100384430 — MAPPAAPTAPHHRTPLFLPRRAAATARAARAASLAVRAQPNTAAASTSAPEPPEKFKPPPGFKVPEPKRFEIKSGQQSSVLGALLAIPLRLGTGVFVLGYSPSLVSPSEIPSDQYALEFGAWKVKEESKIGQCKRPEKPIEIYEFEGCPFCRKVREMVSVLDLDVLFYPCPRKGPTFRPKVLEMGGKKQFPYMVDPNTGVAMYESDDIIKYLADTYGDGSVPIMLSLGLLTAITAGLATLGRIGKGNSYTASRIPPQPIEIWAFEGSPFCRLVRETLVELELPHLLHSCARGSLKRQEVFKKKGVFQAPYIEDPNTGVQMFESAEIIDYLKATYVLYQSS, encoded by the exons ATGGCTCCACCCGCCGCCCCCACCGCACCGCACCACCGCACTCCTCTCTTTCTcccccgccgcgccgccgccaccgcgCGCGCTGCCAGGGCCGCTTCCCTCGCCGTCAGGGCCCAGCCGAACACCGccgccgcctccacctccgcccccGAGCCGCCGGAGAAGTTCAAGCCGCCTCCAGGGTTCAAGGTGCCCGAGCCCAAGAGGTTCGAGATCAAGTCCGGCCAGCAGAGCAGTGTCCTCGGCGCTTTGCTCGCCATCcccctccgcctcggcaccggcGTCTTCGTCCTCGG GTACTCGCCATCACTTGTTTCTCCATCAGAGATACCATCGGACCAATATGCGCTTGAATTCGGAG CTTGGAAGGTGAAGGAGGAATCAAAAATAGGACAGTGCAAACGACCGGAAAAGCCGATCGAGATATATGAATttgaagg TTGTCCATTTTGTCGAAAG GTTAGAGAGATGGTATCAGTCTTGGACCTAGATGTACTATTTTACCCCTGTCCTCGAAAAGGCCCAACATTCCGACCTAAAGTCCTTGAAATGGGTGGAAAGAAACAGTTTCCTTACATG GTGGATCCAAACACTGGGGTCGCCATGTATGAATCAGATGACATCATAAAATACCTAGCTGACACATATG GTGATGGAAGTGTTCCAATTATGCTATCGCTTGGTCTGTTGACA GCAATTACAGCAGGGCTTGCTACTCTTGGTCGTATTGGAAAG GGAAATTCCTATACTGCTTCAAGAATCCCACCGCAGCCTATAGAGATATGGGCATTCGAG GGATCTCCCTTCTGTAGATTAGTACGAGAGACGCTTGTTGAGTTGGAATTGCCACATCTGCTACACAG CTGCGCACGTGGCAGCCTCAAACGACAAGAAGTTTTCAAGAAAAAGGGAGTTTTCCAG GCGCCTTACATCGAAGATCCTAACACGGGAGTCCAGATGTTCGAAAGCGCAGAAATCATAGACTACCTGAAGGCAACATATGTCCTGTACCAAAGCTCATAG
- the LOC100384430 gene encoding uncharacterized protein isoform X1, with the protein MAPPAAPTAPHHRTPLFLPRRAAATARAARAASLAVRAQPNTAAASTSAPEPPEKFKPPPGFKVPEPKRFEIKSGQQSSVLGALLAIPLRLGTGVFVLGYAPRRAFSHHPRVYVVYNSTPADLHVSHRCAAWKVKEESKIGQCKRPEKPIEIYEFEGCPFCRKVREMVSVLDLDVLFYPCPRKGPTFRPKVLEMGGKKQFPYMVDPNTGVAMYESDDIIKYLADTYGDGSVPIMLSLGLLTAITAGLATLGRIGKGNSYTASRIPPQPIEIWAFEGSPFCRLVRETLVELELPHLLHSCARGSLKRQEVFKKKGVFQAPYIEDPNTGVQMFESAEIIDYLKATYVLYQSS; encoded by the exons ATGGCTCCACCCGCCGCCCCCACCGCACCGCACCACCGCACTCCTCTCTTTCTcccccgccgcgccgccgccaccgcgCGCGCTGCCAGGGCCGCTTCCCTCGCCGTCAGGGCCCAGCCGAACACCGccgccgcctccacctccgcccccGAGCCGCCGGAGAAGTTCAAGCCGCCTCCAGGGTTCAAGGTGCCCGAGCCCAAGAGGTTCGAGATCAAGTCCGGCCAGCAGAGCAGTGTCCTCGGCGCTTTGCTCGCCATCcccctccgcctcggcaccggcGTCTTCGTCCTCGGGTACGCACCGCGCCGCGCCTTCTCTCACCATCCGCGCGTCTACGTCGTCTACAACTCTACACCTGCTGACCTGCACGTGTCACATCGATGTGCAG CTTGGAAGGTGAAGGAGGAATCAAAAATAGGACAGTGCAAACGACCGGAAAAGCCGATCGAGATATATGAATttgaagg TTGTCCATTTTGTCGAAAG GTTAGAGAGATGGTATCAGTCTTGGACCTAGATGTACTATTTTACCCCTGTCCTCGAAAAGGCCCAACATTCCGACCTAAAGTCCTTGAAATGGGTGGAAAGAAACAGTTTCCTTACATG GTGGATCCAAACACTGGGGTCGCCATGTATGAATCAGATGACATCATAAAATACCTAGCTGACACATATG GTGATGGAAGTGTTCCAATTATGCTATCGCTTGGTCTGTTGACA GCAATTACAGCAGGGCTTGCTACTCTTGGTCGTATTGGAAAG GGAAATTCCTATACTGCTTCAAGAATCCCACCGCAGCCTATAGAGATATGGGCATTCGAG GGATCTCCCTTCTGTAGATTAGTACGAGAGACGCTTGTTGAGTTGGAATTGCCACATCTGCTACACAG CTGCGCACGTGGCAGCCTCAAACGACAAGAAGTTTTCAAGAAAAAGGGAGTTTTCCAG GCGCCTTACATCGAAGATCCTAACACGGGAGTCCAGATGTTCGAAAGCGCAGAAATCATAGACTACCTGAAGGCAACATATGTCCTGTACCAAAGCTCATAG